The proteins below come from a single Eucalyptus grandis isolate ANBG69807.140 chromosome 3, ASM1654582v1, whole genome shotgun sequence genomic window:
- the LOC104436565 gene encoding mitochondrial import inner membrane translocase subunit TIM17-2, which translates to MGTPETSREPCPDRILDDIGGAFGMGAVGGSAYHFIRGVYNSPGGARFLGGTQAVRMNAPRVGGSFAVWGGLFSAFDCTMVYVRQKEDPWNSIIAGAATGGFLQMRQGAAASARSALFGGVLLGLIEGAGIMINKLLSAPPGPPIMIDEPVPGMVGVPGQLPGQIPAQMASTGAGASTSGSDSGSWLGGLFGGKKEETVAGGGGGAKTEILESYDTPMPSFEYK; encoded by the coding sequence ATGGGGACTCCGGAGACGTCGAGGGAGCCCTGCCCCGACCGCATCCTCGACGACATCGGCGGCGCCTTCGGCATGGGCGCCGTGGGCGGCTCCGCGTACCACTTCATCCGGGGCGTCTACAACTCCCCCGGCGGCGCCCGCTTCCTCGGCGGCACCCAGGCCGTCCGCATGAACGCCCCCCGCGTCGGCGGCTCCTTCGCCGTCTGGGGCGGCCTCTTCTCCGCCTTCGACTGCACCATGGTCTACGTCCGCCAGAAGGAGGACCCCTGGAACTCCATCATCGCCGGCGCCGCCACCGGCGGGTTCCTCCAGATGCGCCAGggcgccgccgcctccgcccgcTCCGCCCTCTTCGGCGGCGTTCTCCTCGGCCTCATCGAGGGCGCCGGGATCATGATCAACAAGCTCCTCAGCGCGCCCCCCGGTCCCCCCATCATGATCGACGAGCCCGTCCCGGGCATGGTCGGGGTGCCGGGGCAGCTCCCTGGGCAGATCCCTGCGCAGATGGCGTCCACAGGTGCCGGAGCGTCTACCTCAGGATCGGATTCAGGCTCGTGGCTCGGAGGGTTGTTTggagggaagaaggaggagactgtggcaggcggcggcggaggagcgaAGACGGAGATCTTGGAGAGCTACGATACGCCCATGCCTTCATTTGAGTACAAGTGA
- the LOC104436567 gene encoding rRNA methyltransferase 1, mitochondrial: MPWLASNKTKEVVKKQTSHSSWEESARKLHEEAESSGSSWVQSAKEFDGRKGSFRMNRADEIGRNNTSVSKHADHTWRRDDDFGKLEEGEDVEDEVEEAETIEDPRWDAIKMRVRGVVDVKPWTENPRLTRWNKQEDWGRKTWKEASESSLPKLVGEGIYGVGPVLAALSAGRREFYTLFVQEGLDLSSNNKKKKDKKGFEKVLRMVGKIGLSIKETSKHDLNMVVDNRPHQGLVLDASPLEMVKIMELDPVSLEDEGSLWVALDEVTDPQNLGAIIRSAYFFGASGVVLCAKNSAPLSGVVSKASAGSLELMELRYCKNMMQFLTSSAENGWRVLGGSVSSKSVPLNDIEPGVPTILVLGSEGTGLRPLVERSCTQLIRIPGNISSDVTAGEANNAEEGTETNNLAEEFRSFLAVESLNVSVAAGVLLHHLIGSNHSKEPCVANELTD; this comes from the coding sequence ATGCCCTGGTTAGCATCAAACAAAACCAAGGAAGTGGTTAAGAAACAGACTAGTCATTCTTCTTGGGAAGAATCGGCAAGAAAGTTGCACGAGGAAGCAGAGAGTAGTGGTTCTTCTTGGGTACAATCAGCCAAAGAGTTTGATGGAAGGAAGGGTTCGTTCAGGATGAATAGGGCAGATGAGATAGGGAGGAATAATACATCGGTCAGCAAACACGCTGATCACACATGGAGGCGTGATGATGATTTTGGTAAGTTAGAGGAGGGTGAAGATGTAGAAGATGAAGTTGAAGAGGCAGAGACAATTGAAGATCCTAGGTGGGATGCAATTAAGATGCGGGTGAGAGGAGTAGTGGATGTCAAACCATGGACAGAGAATCCAAGACTCACTAGGTGGAATAAGCAGGAAGATTGGGGAAGAAAGACATGGAAGGAAGCAAGTGAATCGAGTCTGCCGAAGCTAGTCGGTGAAGGCATTTATGGCGTTGGTCCAGTCTTGGCAGCACTGTCAGCAGGAAGGCGAGAATTTTACACATTGTTTGTCCAAGAAGGGCTGGATTTGAGTAGtaacaacaaaaagaagaaggataaGAAGGGCTTCGAGAAAGTCTTGAGAATGGTGGGGAAGATTGGACTAAGCATTAAGGAAACATCGAAGCACGATCTCAACATGGTTGTTGACAACCGTCCTCACCAGGGTCTGGTTTTGGATGCTTCTCCATTGGAAATGGTTAAGATAATGGAACTTGATCCTGTATCCCTTGAGGATGAGGGTTCTCTGTGGGTAGCTTTGGATGAGGTCACAGATCCTCAGAACTTGGGGGCAATCATTAGGTCTGCCTATTTCTTTGGAGCTTCAGGGGTGGTCTTGTGTGCCAAAAATTCAGCTCCGTTAAGTGGTGTGGTTAGCAAAGCAAGTGCTGGTTCTCTGGAGTTGATGGAGCTCAGATATTGCAAGAACATGATGCAATTCCTCACATCCTCAGCAGAAAATGGCTGGAGAGTTCTTGGAGGATCGGTTTCTTCTAAATCTGTCCCTCTGAATGACATTGAACCTGGTGTACCCACCATTCTTGTTCTTGGGAGTGAGGGCACTGGACTGCGGCCTTTGGTGGAAAGATCATGTACTCAGTTGATCAGGATCCCAGGAAACATATCTTCAGACGTAACTGCTGGAGAAGCCAATAATGCGGAAGAGGGCACTGAAACAAATAACTTGGCCGAGGAGTTCCGGTCCTTTTTAGCtgttgagagcttaaacgtcaGTGTTGCAGCTGGTGTGCTTCTCCATCACCTGATAGGCAGCAATCACAGCAAGGAACCTTGCGTAGCCAATGAATTGACTGATTGA